In one window of Methanoregula sp. DNA:
- a CDS encoding nucleotidyltransferase domain-containing protein encodes MNELHDLSALFRTAERVTLLHAALNVPSCTVQQLASKTGLSKGLVSPYLAQLARDGLLEKNDRTYQLKFSPLTVAIKRLLNIDRITAVGKKPAWASGIGLYGSWAEGTNTEESDIDIWVYTKNLPTGIMVAELERDISRALSAEVHVLVLTREKIAGMKDSDEPFYRSFVKQAITLEGDSPDTT; translated from the coding sequence ATGAACGAACTGCATGATCTCTCAGCGCTCTTCCGGACAGCAGAACGCGTAACCCTGCTCCATGCTGCTCTCAACGTACCTTCCTGCACCGTGCAGCAGCTCGCATCAAAGACCGGGCTGTCAAAAGGACTCGTGTCCCCGTATCTTGCCCAGCTCGCACGCGACGGACTCCTGGAGAAGAACGACCGCACGTACCAGTTGAAGTTTTCCCCGCTGACCGTTGCGATAAAACGTCTCCTGAATATTGATCGGATCACCGCGGTGGGCAAAAAACCGGCATGGGCTTCCGGCATCGGCCTGTACGGGAGCTGGGCTGAAGGGACAAACACGGAAGAAAGCGATATCGATATCTGGGTTTATACAAAAAATCTGCCAACAGGAATTATGGTTGCAGAGCTGGAGCGGGATATCTCGCGTGCACTTTCCGCTGAAGTCCATGTCCTGGTTCTCACCCGGGAGAAGATTGCCGGCATGAAAGATTCTGATGAACCATTTTACCGGTCGTTTGTGAAACAAGCGATCACGCTCGAAGGTGATTCACCTGACACGACTTGA